The Streptomyces sp. Je 1-332 genome has a window encoding:
- a CDS encoding WhiB family transcriptional regulator, whose amino-acid sequence MADFSRLPGPNADLWDWQLLAACRGVDSSLFFHPEGERGAARSARENSAKEVCMRCPVRAECAAHALAVREPYGVWGGLTEDEREELMGRARNRLVTTSAPSATATATHRASSGGMITHT is encoded by the coding sequence ATGGCAGATTTCTCCCGCCTTCCCGGACCGAACGCAGATCTCTGGGACTGGCAGCTCCTCGCGGCCTGCCGAGGGGTCGACAGCTCGCTCTTCTTTCACCCCGAGGGCGAGCGGGGCGCGGCACGCAGCGCGCGTGAGAACTCCGCCAAGGAGGTCTGCATGAGGTGCCCGGTACGCGCGGAGTGCGCCGCTCACGCCCTCGCGGTACGGGAGCCGTACGGCGTCTGGGGCGGGCTCACCGAGGACGAGCGCGAGGAGCTCATGGGCCGCGCGCGCAACCGCCTCGTCACGACGTCCGCACCCTCGGCGACGGCTACGGCCACGCACAGGGCATCCAGCGGCGGCATGATCACGCACACCTGA
- a CDS encoding LysR family transcriptional regulator, with amino-acid sequence MIEARHLRVLRAVAATGSFSAAARELGCTQPAVSQQMKALEASAGTTLLIRTGREMRLTQAGEALVRHAAGILAGLTAAEEEVAAIAGLRAGRVRLVSFPSGSSTLVPSALAALRAAHPGTRVSLEEAEPPRSVEMLREGDCDVALAFRYEGAAAAEEWDDLVVRPLLADRLVGLVPEGHRLAKADAVAIGELADEPWIAGCPRCRRQLVEVCEGAGFAPRIDFATDDYPAVIGLVGAGLGVAVLPELAIESVRPKGARTVTVEPAVQREIVALTLPDLAQVPAVAATLDHLERAAER; translated from the coding sequence ATGATCGAGGCCCGTCATCTCCGTGTCCTGCGTGCGGTCGCCGCCACCGGCTCCTTCTCCGCCGCGGCGCGCGAGCTCGGCTGCACCCAGCCCGCCGTCAGCCAGCAGATGAAGGCACTCGAGGCCTCCGCGGGCACGACACTGCTGATCCGCACGGGGCGGGAGATGCGCCTGACGCAGGCGGGCGAGGCCCTGGTCCGGCACGCCGCGGGGATCCTGGCGGGGCTGACGGCCGCCGAGGAGGAGGTCGCCGCCATCGCGGGCCTGCGGGCGGGCCGGGTCCGCCTCGTCTCCTTCCCCAGCGGCAGCTCGACGCTGGTGCCGAGCGCCCTGGCCGCTCTGCGCGCGGCGCACCCCGGCACCCGGGTCTCGCTCGAGGAGGCCGAACCGCCGCGCTCGGTCGAGATGTTGCGCGAGGGCGACTGCGACGTGGCGCTCGCTTTCCGCTACGAAGGCGCTGCCGCCGCCGAGGAGTGGGACGACCTGGTCGTGCGGCCCCTGCTCGCCGACCGGCTCGTCGGTCTCGTGCCCGAGGGGCATCGGCTCGCCAAGGCGGACGCGGTCGCCATCGGGGAGCTGGCCGACGAGCCGTGGATCGCGGGCTGTCCGCGCTGTCGCAGGCAGCTGGTCGAGGTCTGCGAGGGGGCGGGGTTCGCGCCCCGCATCGATTTCGCGACCGACGACTATCCGGCGGTGATCGGCCTGGTCGGCGCGGGCCTGGGGGTCGCGGTGCTGCCCGAGCTCGCCATCGAGTCCGTACGCCCCAAGGGTGCACGCACAGTGACGGTGGAGCCTGCCGTGCAGCGTGAGATCGTCGCGCTCACCCTGCCGGATCTGGCGCAGGTACCCGCCGTGGCGGCCACGCTGGACCACCTCGAGCGCGCCGCGGAGCGCTGA
- a CDS encoding response regulator transcription factor, with protein sequence MTSVLVCDDSPLAREALRRAVATVPGVERVTTAANGEEVLRRWGADRSDLILMDVRMPGLGGVETVRRLLSADPGARIIMLTVAEDLDGVALAVAAGARGYLHKDASRAELRATVTQALADPTWRLAPRRLRSAEMGAAPTLTAREIQVLEGMSHGRSNAEIGRELFLSEDTVKTHARRLFKKLGASDRAHAVALGFRWGLVR encoded by the coding sequence ATGACATCCGTCCTCGTCTGCGACGACTCCCCGCTCGCCCGAGAGGCGCTCCGCCGCGCGGTCGCGACCGTGCCCGGCGTCGAGCGCGTGACGACAGCGGCCAACGGCGAGGAAGTCCTCCGCCGCTGGGGCGCCGACCGCTCGGACCTGATTTTGATGGACGTACGCATGCCCGGTCTGGGCGGCGTGGAGACGGTCAGGCGGCTGCTGTCCGCCGACCCCGGTGCGCGCATCATCATGCTCACCGTGGCCGAGGACCTGGACGGGGTCGCGCTCGCGGTCGCCGCCGGTGCCCGCGGCTATCTCCACAAGGACGCCTCGCGCGCCGAACTGCGCGCGACCGTCACGCAGGCGCTCGCCGACCCGACGTGGCGACTGGCTCCGCGCAGACTGCGCTCGGCCGAGATGGGCGCGGCGCCCACCCTCACCGCGCGTGAGATCCAGGTGCTGGAGGGCATGAGTCACGGCCGGTCGAACGCCGAGATCGGACGTGAGCTTTTTCTCTCCGAGGACACGGTCAAGACCCACGCCCGGCGGCTCTTCAAGAAGCTCGGCGCCTCGGACCGCGCGCACGCGGTGGCGCTCGGTTTCCGCTGGGGCCTGGTCCGATAG